One part of the Natranaeroarchaeum aerophilus genome encodes these proteins:
- a CDS encoding metallophosphoesterase family protein yields MTYQFLHAADIHLGHRQYNRTQRERDMYATFKKTLEDAVNDHGIDAVFIPGDLFHSRDLRPSVLETAERALDVVPEDVPVLVTPGNHDQNLDRREMTWLEYLHQRDAITLLQPDFAGISQNERSAEKLFPSPQAASEGEGTGVDGTVPGYFDLEVSGFDAPLRVFGLEYRGGYIDTALEQTKTAIKSVNDRAGEPSHTVLMGHFGVADEVPDLGAAARYSTLQQLEDVVDYLALGHIHKPYEGPGDDPWFFNPGSLEAHSTDEARWELGYYVTELGAEDFAANHQTSKRRPFYTFEWDVDGYDTWSDLVNEFGEAVDNKRADIETWCSRDEYTTKDGNPRSPVIDLQIRGHLEFDRRDLDVEALESMITEVTNAVHVQTKTSVTTAEIIDLVEDMDEEAVFTDTGTLRTEILEDEVFTTVAKQTPFSEDPEATAEALTHAKELVIEEQASGESVADYLQERRRETFQGGVGSVDPTYDEVADHADDGGIDDEVFNAVHAGEEVDPVEAAAQTVEAKSEETPAIEEVPKDVDDDASVATKGGEN; encoded by the coding sequence ATGACCTACCAATTCCTTCACGCAGCCGACATCCACCTCGGTCACCGCCAGTATAACCGCACTCAACGTGAACGCGATATGTACGCCACGTTCAAGAAAACGCTCGAGGATGCCGTCAATGATCACGGTATTGACGCCGTCTTCATCCCAGGCGACCTCTTCCATTCCCGGGATCTACGGCCAAGTGTTCTCGAGACAGCCGAGCGAGCTCTCGATGTCGTTCCGGAGGACGTTCCTGTGCTGGTCACACCAGGGAACCACGATCAGAACCTCGATCGACGTGAGATGACCTGGCTGGAATATCTCCACCAGCGTGACGCTATCACGCTGCTTCAACCGGACTTTGCCGGCATTAGTCAGAATGAGCGATCCGCCGAGAAACTCTTCCCCTCACCACAGGCCGCAAGTGAGGGAGAGGGAACAGGTGTCGATGGAACGGTCCCCGGTTACTTCGATCTCGAAGTGTCTGGATTCGATGCCCCTCTGCGTGTATTTGGTCTGGAATATCGAGGGGGATACATCGATACGGCACTCGAACAAACGAAGACTGCTATCAAATCAGTCAACGATCGTGCTGGTGAACCCAGCCACACCGTGTTAATGGGCCATTTCGGTGTGGCAGACGAAGTTCCCGATCTCGGGGCCGCAGCCCGGTACTCAACGCTCCAGCAGCTCGAAGACGTAGTCGATTATCTCGCACTTGGGCACATCCACAAGCCGTACGAGGGCCCGGGTGACGACCCGTGGTTTTTCAATCCCGGCTCGCTCGAAGCCCATAGCACAGACGAGGCCCGCTGGGAGCTAGGCTATTACGTAACCGAGCTAGGTGCAGAAGACTTCGCTGCCAATCACCAGACGAGCAAACGTAGACCATTCTACACCTTCGAGTGGGATGTCGACGGATACGATACATGGAGCGATCTCGTCAACGAGTTCGGCGAAGCGGTCGATAACAAGCGGGCAGACATCGAAACCTGGTGTAGCCGTGACGAATACACCACGAAAGACGGCAATCCTCGAAGTCCCGTCATCGACCTCCAGATCCGAGGCCATCTTGAGTTCGACCGTCGTGACCTCGATGTCGAAGCCCTAGAATCGATGATTACAGAGGTGACCAACGCTGTCCACGTCCAGACTAAAACGAGTGTCACCACAGCAGAGATCATCGACCTCGTTGAGGATATGGATGAAGAGGCGGTCTTCACCGACACCGGTACGCTTCGGACCGAAATTCTCGAGGATGAAGTGTTCACGACGGTAGCGAAGCAGACACCGTTCAGCGAGGATCCTGAAGCGACTGCAGAGGCGCTTACCCACGCAAAAGAACTAGTAATCGAAGAGCAGGCTAGCGGAGAGTCCGTCGCAGACTACCTGCAAGAACGCCGGCGAGAAACGTTTCAGGGAGGCGTCGGTTCAGTCGATCCGACGTACGATGAGGTTGCCGATCATGCTGACGACGGAGGGATTGATGACGAAGTTTTCAACGCAGTACACGCCGGTGAAGAGGTCGATCCAGTAGAAGCTGCTGCACAGACAGTAGAAGCCAAATCTGAAGAAACTCCGGCTATCGAAGAAGTACCTAAGGATGTCGATGACGACGCATCAGTAGCAACGAAGGGAGGTGAGAACTGA
- a CDS encoding AAA family ATPase, whose amino-acid sequence MRVTEVSLENVKSYEEKTTISLGEGVTAILGENGSGKSTIAEAIGFALFNTLPYNNQDEFVREGESSGTVWVSFEIGGEEFTVERSTNGTYNVNHETEDAELEFDTHDEVKDWIRRKFSLDKESDVDLSTLWEKCLGVEQTKFLSDFRGSQRTREEQFDPLLGLDIYEQAWSSQSTHNLKQPVDELKKRRQTASERINKLQGMVEGLPEQQKTLEGQQSEVERLSKRLNEIQSDLANAREEFGDLDELKERQDELKRVVDNVKSQIEGKVEQLETARSDLEEARSAAKAVDETAEEHNQYCKADELLDDLREQKRERDKLESRVNEATTAYRDAKRDFETVQDRAKEARAAEERMARLEDAYERYKQLNQKIEEAQEATQQIDENESLVQEVDEIELPAAEERVTNQKEKIAKLESKKPLAEAADELDEMRADLKAEIERQSEKLQDLDEQRERLLAVDIDSRDHEHSEEATCPTCDRSMDADLRDKVVNNIEDQIEACQAAIEDAEARLPAVNTGLALARNAQEAVASLDAERDRLNEFEEEVKEIENRRERLVNECEELKPVAEQLADLKQEQSDLEDDHRAYEEAEFEYQQKCDAIEKVDKAREEMFEAAHVVAHLERRLETEFDDLDEQIADQEKIKEAAEDAHNRYVRNEADAERLDERRDRVYSLYEEIENLERDRREAKQELNQVEADFDADRHAELNEQIDDLDSQETRLDTELSKAQDKLEEIQSEVERLETIDSQLERWKETHVQLERDIKFADTVRDGVRDAGPKMRELIANRIGERANQIYQALRGTGRESLTWDETYQITVQDGSQHKSFSNLSGGEKMAAALAVRLAIMEQISPLDIAVLDEPTSNLDDEKKNNLVRQLENLDAFEQLCVISHDDTFESMTEYTISLEKPDRETHVVSDAESEARPTGAD is encoded by the coding sequence ATGCGCGTGACAGAAGTTAGTTTAGAGAACGTCAAAAGCTACGAGGAAAAGACGACGATCTCCCTCGGAGAAGGAGTGACAGCAATCCTCGGTGAAAACGGTTCTGGGAAGTCAACAATCGCCGAAGCGATCGGATTTGCGCTGTTCAACACTCTACCGTACAATAACCAGGATGAATTCGTCCGGGAAGGGGAATCCTCAGGAACAGTTTGGGTGAGCTTCGAGATCGGCGGAGAGGAATTCACCGTTGAACGCAGTACCAACGGCACCTACAACGTTAATCACGAGACCGAAGATGCTGAATTGGAGTTCGATACCCACGACGAGGTGAAAGATTGGATCCGTCGCAAGTTCAGTCTCGACAAGGAGAGCGACGTCGACTTGTCCACCCTATGGGAGAAATGTCTCGGTGTAGAGCAGACGAAATTCCTCTCCGACTTCCGTGGCTCGCAACGGACTCGAGAGGAACAGTTCGATCCGTTGCTGGGACTTGATATCTACGAACAGGCGTGGAGTTCACAGAGCACCCACAACCTGAAACAACCAGTCGACGAACTGAAAAAACGCAGGCAGACTGCCAGCGAGCGGATCAACAAACTCCAGGGGATGGTCGAGGGCCTCCCCGAGCAGCAGAAAACCCTTGAGGGACAACAAAGTGAGGTCGAAAGGCTGTCAAAAAGACTTAACGAGATACAATCGGACCTCGCCAATGCGAGAGAAGAGTTCGGCGACCTAGACGAACTAAAGGAACGGCAAGATGAACTGAAACGAGTAGTCGACAACGTCAAGAGTCAGATCGAAGGCAAGGTCGAACAGCTCGAGACAGCACGGTCTGATCTTGAGGAGGCCCGGAGCGCTGCAAAGGCTGTCGACGAGACGGCAGAAGAGCATAACCAGTATTGTAAAGCAGACGAGCTTCTCGATGACTTGCGCGAGCAGAAGCGCGAACGAGACAAGCTTGAGAGCAGGGTGAACGAAGCTACCACGGCGTACCGGGATGCAAAACGCGATTTCGAGACTGTACAGGACCGAGCCAAAGAGGCCCGAGCCGCCGAAGAGCGGATGGCCAGACTCGAGGACGCCTACGAGCGTTACAAGCAGTTGAACCAGAAAATAGAGGAGGCGCAAGAAGCCACCCAGCAAATCGATGAGAATGAATCACTGGTTCAGGAAGTTGACGAGATCGAACTTCCAGCAGCAGAAGAAAGGGTTACAAACCAGAAAGAGAAAATCGCGAAACTAGAGTCTAAGAAGCCGCTCGCTGAGGCAGCTGACGAACTCGACGAAATGCGCGCCGATCTCAAAGCGGAGATTGAGCGGCAATCAGAGAAACTTCAAGATCTCGATGAACAGCGTGAGAGGTTGCTTGCCGTCGACATCGATAGCCGTGACCACGAGCACTCGGAGGAAGCAACCTGTCCAACCTGTGATCGCTCTATGGACGCCGACCTCCGTGACAAAGTCGTCAACAACATCGAGGACCAGATCGAGGCCTGCCAAGCTGCGATCGAGGATGCGGAAGCGCGCCTTCCCGCTGTCAATACCGGTCTGGCACTTGCAAGGAATGCGCAAGAGGCAGTCGCCAGTCTCGACGCCGAGCGAGATCGGCTAAATGAGTTCGAAGAGGAAGTCAAAGAGATAGAAAATCGGCGCGAGCGCCTCGTAAATGAGTGTGAAGAGCTCAAGCCAGTTGCCGAACAACTGGCTGATCTCAAGCAGGAGCAATCAGATCTGGAAGATGACCATAGAGCCTACGAAGAGGCGGAGTTCGAATACCAGCAGAAGTGCGATGCGATCGAGAAAGTCGACAAGGCTCGCGAGGAGATGTTTGAAGCCGCCCACGTGGTCGCCCATTTGGAACGTCGGCTGGAGACAGAATTTGATGATCTGGACGAGCAAATTGCTGACCAGGAGAAAATCAAGGAGGCGGCCGAAGATGCCCACAACCGGTATGTTCGGAACGAAGCCGATGCTGAACGGCTTGACGAACGTCGCGACCGAGTATATAGTCTGTACGAGGAGATTGAAAATCTCGAGCGCGACCGCCGAGAAGCGAAGCAAGAACTAAATCAGGTGGAAGCAGACTTCGATGCCGACCGCCATGCCGAACTCAACGAGCAGATTGATGACCTGGATAGTCAGGAGACAAGACTCGATACGGAACTTAGCAAAGCACAGGACAAGTTAGAAGAGATTCAGTCCGAGGTAGAACGACTCGAGACCATTGACTCACAGCTCGAACGGTGGAAGGAGACCCACGTACAACTCGAGCGGGACATCAAATTCGCTGACACTGTTCGAGATGGTGTCCGAGACGCCGGTCCGAAGATGCGGGAACTAATCGCTAATCGAATCGGCGAGCGTGCAAACCAGATCTACCAAGCGCTCCGAGGAACCGGTCGAGAGAGTCTGACGTGGGACGAAACATACCAAATCACCGTTCAAGACGGCAGCCAACACAAATCCTTTAGCAATCTCTCGGGCGGGGAAAAGATGGCAGCCGCGCTGGCGGTTCGTCTGGCAATCATGGAACAAATCAGCCCGCTCGACATTGCGGTACTTGACGAACCCACGTCGAACCTCGACGATGAAAAGAAGAACAATCTGGTCCGGCAACTCGAGAACCTCGATGCGTTCGAGCAGCTCTGTGTGATCTCTCACGACGACACGTTCGAGTCGATGACCGAGTACACGATATCTCTCGAGAAACCGGATCGCGAGACGCACGTGGTCTCGGACGCAGAGTCTGAGGCACGACCGACGGGGGCCGATTGA
- a CDS encoding Piwi domain-containing protein produces MVTQPDIEDKERIDMRVQVMAELDRPSKKMAQRFEVVDTAGNKFPLTIWKNNALSDFDWELEQWYKLENAGGNVFQGEKSLNGSSRLRATPIDPPKEIAQNKQLFEAVEDGLPYLSLYPIDSDFAELSVYEYQIQAEGTFDDSPMDATYDLAAYLRKCTDSLVTHAGALNIVSTGRMSVELPDPFVLAEEQQTALRAAERRENNQIERLLKHALKRAVDEDTYEAQKINRILERDPVIVGSDSLFEACLAYEARIELFPSGDAFVGVEVRYHTRSQITVNEYVDQVDADIEDFVDTPVEHDPDTYDTPGSGTLKGFADAHFTDPLPELGNQSLADWYEQKGRISENLADELRDVDPQLVEINYDPDDDETDVHVPHLLRVAPRKEVVKAVAPKFHREWDQSAKMLPNERFQKTTAFVQELGELPKVDAQVDPSPAGPSLSFMSAEVSRSNNLQFGDGRTAGVPRRGLQRHGVYEPPSNFHIHYLVPECVADEFETLRGRLERKLRDIKCPPDKKTYSEYELGKAIEYNEASAAIDDVDVALVVVPSPDADSITEGTIDDPYPEFKKAFGKQRIPTQMVRMTNLDNKWVTDNTALGLVAGAGGVPWRVGEMPGDVDCFVGLDATRDPASGQFLGASANVVLADGTVFVSKTQSLQSGETFDEDAIVDVLKDIHREFVRAEGRSPESIVIHRDGRLFEDVGKILEPFAETEIDIDILDIRKSGAPRAAVREDGDFKIDNKGRLFVAKHGDYGFLTTTGRPEFDESDGLGTPRALRVVRRSGDTPMATLLKQVYWLSESHIGSAQRSTRLPVTTYYADRCADHARRGFLLNGELIRGVPYV; encoded by the coding sequence ATGGTAACCCAGCCCGACATTGAGGACAAGGAGCGAATCGACATGCGGGTGCAGGTTATGGCGGAATTGGATCGTCCATCTAAAAAGATGGCACAGCGATTCGAGGTCGTTGACACTGCTGGAAACAAATTCCCGCTCACGATTTGGAAAAATAACGCACTGAGTGATTTCGACTGGGAGTTGGAGCAGTGGTACAAACTCGAAAACGCGGGGGGGAACGTGTTCCAAGGAGAGAAAAGCTTGAATGGCTCCTCGAGACTGCGGGCCACCCCAATCGATCCCCCCAAAGAGATAGCTCAAAACAAACAGTTGTTCGAAGCCGTTGAGGACGGTCTCCCATATCTATCGCTATATCCCATAGACAGCGATTTCGCTGAGTTGTCAGTCTACGAGTACCAGATACAAGCGGAGGGAACCTTCGACGACTCGCCGATGGACGCCACGTACGACTTAGCGGCGTACCTTCGAAAGTGTACTGACTCGCTCGTAACCCATGCGGGAGCTTTAAACATCGTCTCAACAGGTCGTATGAGTGTTGAATTACCAGACCCCTTCGTACTCGCTGAGGAACAGCAGACGGCGCTTCGAGCCGCTGAGCGAAGGGAGAACAATCAGATCGAACGGTTGCTCAAGCACGCACTCAAGAGAGCTGTTGACGAAGACACCTACGAAGCACAGAAGATCAACCGAATTCTGGAACGAGATCCCGTTATTGTCGGTTCAGATTCTCTCTTCGAAGCATGTCTCGCGTATGAGGCGCGCATCGAACTGTTCCCGTCGGGCGATGCGTTCGTCGGAGTCGAAGTGCGGTACCACACTCGGAGCCAGATAACTGTTAACGAGTACGTGGATCAGGTGGATGCCGACATCGAAGATTTCGTCGATACACCTGTCGAACACGATCCAGACACCTATGATACCCCGGGGAGTGGAACACTGAAGGGATTCGCCGACGCACACTTCACCGATCCGCTTCCAGAGCTCGGCAACCAATCGCTCGCCGACTGGTACGAACAGAAGGGCCGTATCTCAGAGAATCTTGCTGACGAACTTCGCGACGTGGATCCACAGCTCGTCGAGATAAACTATGATCCAGATGATGACGAGACAGATGTCCACGTTCCTCACCTACTCCGGGTCGCCCCACGGAAGGAGGTAGTCAAAGCCGTCGCACCAAAATTCCACCGAGAATGGGACCAGTCAGCAAAGATGCTACCCAATGAGCGATTCCAGAAGACAACCGCGTTCGTTCAGGAACTCGGCGAACTTCCAAAAGTTGACGCTCAGGTAGATCCGAGTCCAGCCGGCCCAAGCCTTTCGTTCATGTCGGCAGAAGTCAGCCGATCCAACAATCTCCAGTTTGGGGACGGGCGGACAGCTGGTGTACCAAGGAGAGGCCTCCAGCGCCACGGTGTCTACGAACCTCCGTCCAATTTCCATATTCATTACCTCGTTCCGGAATGCGTTGCGGACGAATTTGAGACACTCCGTGGCCGACTCGAAAGGAAATTGCGAGACATCAAATGCCCTCCAGACAAGAAAACCTACAGCGAATACGAACTGGGGAAGGCAATCGAGTACAACGAAGCATCCGCTGCGATTGACGATGTGGACGTGGCGTTGGTCGTCGTTCCATCCCCTGACGCCGACTCGATCACTGAAGGTACGATAGACGATCCATATCCAGAGTTCAAGAAAGCGTTCGGAAAACAGCGTATTCCGACGCAGATGGTTCGGATGACCAACCTCGATAACAAGTGGGTTACAGACAATACGGCACTCGGGCTCGTCGCAGGTGCTGGTGGTGTCCCGTGGCGCGTCGGCGAGATGCCTGGGGACGTTGATTGCTTTGTTGGATTGGACGCAACTCGGGACCCAGCATCAGGACAGTTCCTGGGTGCCAGTGCGAACGTCGTGCTCGCCGACGGGACGGTATTCGTGTCAAAGACGCAGTCGCTACAGTCCGGCGAGACATTCGACGAGGACGCTATCGTCGACGTACTCAAAGATATTCACCGAGAGTTCGTTCGAGCGGAAGGGAGGTCCCCGGAGAGTATCGTTATCCACCGAGACGGGAGGCTATTCGAAGACGTCGGTAAAATACTCGAACCATTCGCGGAGACTGAGATTGATATCGACATCCTCGACATCCGGAAGAGTGGCGCTCCACGTGCCGCAGTCCGCGAGGACGGGGATTTCAAGATCGACAACAAGGGACGTCTTTTCGTCGCTAAACACGGCGATTATGGATTCCTCACGACGACCGGGCGCCCAGAGTTCGACGAGAGCGACGGACTGGGGACTCCCCGGGCACTTCGTGTCGTTCGCCGATCTGGGGACACACCAATGGCGACGCTACTGAAGCAGGTGTACTGGCTGAGTGAGAGTCACATTGGAAGTGCGCAACGGAGTACTCGACTTCCAGTGACGACCTACTACGCCGACCGGTGTGCCGACCACGCACGGAGGGGGTTCCTCCTGAACGGAGAGCTCATCCGTGGAGTTCCGTACGTATGA
- a CDS encoding DNA double-strand break repair nuclease NurA, with protein sequence MLQDPGAVSNQLEGLHDDLAEFATGDRSLADIYRDTLLEEQETSSAKEVREVVSGTYADALPTTEFDSMDGLTIPFETATEWTSHESAGRWASDVLDGLPTVAVDGSELDPTTELNVPVALVQVVSYVNHHTADGEYSLESETTVVPPDEIVVGSDDNSYSYVDETQAQHARFERETETVKNLIKEYGSHQPPPVILFDGSLSVSYANLFDDNTTQRYVEAMADLLAASRAHGVPVVGYIAGSQSSDVADLIRKLQPGALGKTGLARDAAIFSPLLETWGSRTALFQSQRDRSLEQLRTTYQGEEYKFGDRLRFTYADFGEGSSLDRLEVPQWMIEEDAPADWPGETMFEYAFRATQAEAAVGQGYPEAIQVADREAVLTGSDRDRLLRMLLRLGEEAEFPVEWNPKDRSKRRRR encoded by the coding sequence ATGCTGCAAGATCCGGGCGCAGTGAGTAATCAACTTGAGGGGCTCCACGACGACCTCGCGGAGTTCGCTACTGGCGATCGGTCCCTGGCCGACATCTACCGTGACACACTACTGGAGGAACAAGAAACGTCGAGTGCCAAGGAAGTACGTGAAGTCGTTTCGGGGACGTACGCTGATGCTCTACCAACGACCGAATTCGACAGCATGGACGGTCTGACCATTCCATTTGAGACCGCAACAGAGTGGACCTCTCATGAAAGTGCTGGGCGATGGGCCAGTGATGTACTCGATGGGCTTCCAACAGTCGCAGTCGATGGCTCAGAACTTGACCCTACTACTGAGCTGAATGTCCCCGTAGCACTGGTGCAGGTGGTCTCATACGTCAACCATCACACGGCAGACGGGGAGTATAGCCTCGAATCTGAGACGACTGTCGTTCCGCCTGACGAGATCGTCGTCGGGTCAGACGATAACTCATACTCGTACGTCGATGAGACTCAGGCGCAACACGCTCGGTTTGAGCGGGAAACAGAGACGGTGAAAAACCTGATCAAGGAGTATGGGAGCCACCAACCCCCGCCTGTGATTCTCTTTGATGGGTCTCTCTCCGTCTCGTATGCTAACCTGTTCGACGACAATACTACCCAACGCTACGTTGAGGCGATGGCGGACTTACTTGCTGCAAGTCGAGCACACGGTGTCCCAGTCGTGGGATATATTGCTGGCTCGCAATCGTCAGACGTGGCGGACCTAATCCGGAAACTCCAGCCAGGGGCTCTGGGTAAGACGGGGCTTGCACGTGACGCCGCCATCTTCTCCCCCCTCCTCGAAACGTGGGGTAGTCGGACCGCACTCTTCCAGAGTCAGCGCGACCGCTCCCTGGAGCAGCTACGGACGACCTACCAGGGTGAAGAATACAAATTTGGAGACAGGCTCCGGTTCACGTACGCCGATTTCGGTGAAGGCTCCAGTCTAGATCGGCTCGAAGTGCCCCAGTGGATGATCGAAGAGGATGCACCAGCTGATTGGCCTGGTGAAACGATGTTCGAGTATGCCTTCCGCGCAACCCAGGCTGAAGCCGCTGTCGGGCAGGGCTATCCCGAAGCCATCCAAGTCGCCGATCGAGAAGCGGTTCTCACAGGGAGTGACCGGGATAGGCTCCTCCGGATGTTGCTTCGATTAGGAGAAGAGGCTGAATTCCCAGTCGAATGGAACCCAAAAGATCGTAGCAAGCGCCGCCGCCGATGA
- a CDS encoding phospholipase D-like domain-containing protein yields the protein MTDTWTFQTAFDDDDVETEIRVLRSWGSFTDVFEDAAEVQTITYCDSPQLILRLLERDENIEIDSLEVVVGDRTPEQYRDKLTNHVDEAYRMKKLIEDDRLRIYNLDSSRSILHTKLYRITKHDGSHTLILGSANLSKQAWENTKQTNTVVLFHTDGTSGLDEAFREAYETQKEDYTTEFMSGLIEDLEEIETKDDERERISAWVDGRVGDHEEVTELNKKVTQELDDVDVDIHKLTDDPEEADSTVSFVSDDEEADEVIEERISLSRRGFDNGSNAFEGLRDFDNTTIKDDVIRTTPQAYTEYLQEEYGIPKMWFAEDDGRLLMEGPSRRHGLMADGLPDDPSRIDAALADLEAYFETVERHGDSNDYNAVKAHMFEALLWFFWAPFINKYASRFRDANLTLDDALPFLYIYGESNAGKGTFAQFALSLISHSVVDEPADADEIGTRQVRGLRKVDSAFPLVVDDVTKNKIDNRIDGPLRNYWKNWPGDIQYPGIAFISNNKRPKKWFRNRAKILHFDVFFEGTFKSRHEVGEVIDQDNPVFEWFTYVLGERDIELRESNDTLYDARQAFLTLYEAANREVPEYFPRKPADEHHDTAKGKWHRAHDRGQLEFSEYNGNLVATFNEEMSFDVRSYCRSLPTRMRPEPSGREIEIKHVDNFIEWFGEDPVGLRPEEEANTEEETPDTNGVTSRLRRAIFG from the coding sequence ATGACTGATACGTGGACCTTCCAGACAGCTTTCGACGACGATGATGTCGAGACGGAGATTCGAGTCCTCCGATCGTGGGGGTCGTTTACTGACGTGTTCGAAGACGCTGCAGAGGTTCAGACGATAACGTACTGCGACTCCCCCCAACTCATCCTTCGTCTTCTGGAAAGAGACGAGAACATCGAGATAGACTCTCTCGAGGTTGTCGTAGGTGACCGGACACCGGAGCAATACCGCGATAAACTCACTAATCACGTCGATGAGGCGTATCGGATGAAGAAACTCATCGAGGATGATCGACTCAGGATATACAATCTCGATTCATCGCGGTCAATCCTTCACACCAAGCTGTACCGGATCACCAAGCACGATGGCAGTCACACGCTCATTCTGGGATCGGCAAACCTCTCAAAACAGGCCTGGGAGAACACGAAACAAACCAACACAGTCGTTCTCTTTCATACTGACGGGACATCCGGCCTTGACGAGGCATTCAGGGAGGCGTACGAGACCCAGAAAGAGGACTACACGACCGAGTTCATGTCGGGCCTCATCGAGGATTTGGAGGAAATCGAGACCAAGGACGACGAGCGAGAGCGCATCTCGGCATGGGTCGATGGGCGCGTGGGCGATCATGAGGAGGTGACTGAACTCAACAAGAAGGTGACTCAGGAGCTCGACGACGTCGACGTCGATATCCACAAGCTCACGGACGATCCGGAAGAGGCCGACAGCACAGTCTCGTTTGTCAGCGATGACGAGGAGGCAGACGAAGTCATTGAGGAGCGGATATCACTCTCTCGACGGGGATTCGACAACGGATCAAATGCGTTTGAGGGGCTTCGAGACTTCGACAACACCACGATCAAGGACGACGTCATCAGGACGACTCCCCAGGCCTACACAGAGTACCTCCAAGAGGAGTACGGAATTCCGAAGATGTGGTTCGCGGAAGACGACGGCAGACTGCTAATGGAAGGGCCTTCCAGGCGACATGGACTGATGGCTGACGGTCTCCCCGATGATCCGTCCCGGATTGACGCGGCACTCGCTGACCTCGAGGCTTACTTCGAGACGGTCGAGCGGCATGGAGACTCCAATGACTACAATGCTGTTAAGGCACACATGTTTGAGGCGCTCCTTTGGTTCTTCTGGGCACCGTTCATTAACAAGTACGCATCTCGGTTCCGGGATGCGAATCTCACACTTGACGACGCACTGCCTTTCCTATACATCTACGGCGAATCGAACGCAGGCAAGGGGACGTTCGCCCAGTTCGCACTCTCACTCATCTCCCACAGTGTTGTCGATGAACCCGCCGATGCTGACGAGATCGGTACTCGCCAGGTCCGTGGCCTACGAAAGGTCGACTCTGCGTTTCCGCTGGTCGTCGACGACGTGACGAAGAACAAGATTGACAACCGGATCGACGGGCCGCTTCGCAATTACTGGAAGAACTGGCCAGGCGACATCCAGTACCCCGGAATCGCCTTCATCTCGAACAACAAGCGGCCAAAGAAGTGGTTCCGGAATCGAGCGAAGATCCTCCACTTCGACGTGTTTTTCGAAGGTACGTTCAAATCACGTCACGAGGTCGGGGAAGTCATCGACCAGGACAACCCCGTGTTCGAGTGGTTCACCTACGTACTCGGGGAGCGTGACATCGAACTTCGCGAATCGAACGACACACTATACGACGCTCGGCAAGCGTTTCTCACACTCTACGAGGCAGCAAATCGGGAAGTTCCAGAGTACTTCCCGCGGAAGCCTGCAGACGAACACCACGATACCGCGAAGGGGAAATGGCACCGAGCACATGACCGGGGACAGCTAGAATTCAGCGAGTACAACGGGAATCTCGTCGCAACGTTCAACGAAGAAATGTCGTTCGACGTGCGGTCGTACTGTCGGTCGCTCCCGACACGGATGCGGCCCGAGCCTAGCGGTCGTGAGATCGAGATCAAACACGTCGACAACTTCATTGAATGGTTCGGGGAGGATCCAGTCGGACTCCGGCCAGAGGAAGAAGCCAACACAGAGGAAGAGACCCCCGACACCAACGGCGTTACCTCTCGGCTCAGGAGGGCGATTTTCGGATGA